One segment of Mastomys coucha isolate ucsf_1 unplaced genomic scaffold, UCSF_Mcou_1 pScaffold23, whole genome shotgun sequence DNA contains the following:
- the Tmed1 gene encoding transmembrane emp24 domain-containing protein 1 — MMAAGAAVALALWLLLPAVGVGEAGPPPIQDGEFTFLLPAGRKQCFYQSAPANASLETEYQVIGGAGLDVDFTLESPQGVLLVSESRKADGVHTVEPTEAGDYRLCFDNSFSTISEKLVFFELIFDSFQDEEEVEGWAEAVEPEEMLDVKMEDIKESIETMRTRLERSIQMLTLLRAFEARDRNLQEDNLERVNFWSAANVAVLLLVAVLQVCTLKRFFHDKRPVPT; from the exons ATGATGGCGGCCGGCGCGGCCGTAGCACTGGCCCTGTGGCTACTCCTGCCAGCAGTAGGAGTGGGAGAGGCGGGGCCGCCGCCCATCCAGGACGGCGAGTTCACATTTCTGCTTCCCGCCGGGAGGAAGCAGTGTTTCTATCAGTCCGCACCGGCCAATGCTAGTCTTGAGACCGAGTACCAG GTGATCGGAGGTGCTGGGCTGGACGTGGACTTCACCTTGGAGAGCCCTCAGGGTGTGCTGTTGGTCAGTGAGTCTCGAAAGGCTGATGGGGTGCACAC GGTGGAGCCCACGGAGGCCGGAGACTACAGACTTTGCTTTGACAACTCCTTCAGCACCATCTCAGAGAAGCTGGTGTTCTTTGAGCTCATCTTTGACAGCTTCCAAGatgaggaggaggtagaaggttGGGCCGAGGCTGTGGAGCCAGAAGAGATGCTTGATGTCAAAATGGAAGACATCAAG GAATCCATAGAGACCATGAGGACCCGGCTGGAACGGAGCATCCAGATGCTCACTCTACTCCGGGCCTTTGAGGCTCGTGATCGTAATCTTCAAGAAGACAACCTTGAGCGGGTCAACTTCTGGTCAGCTGCCAATGTGGCTGTGTTGCTGCTGGTGGCCGTCCTTCAGGTCTGCACACTGAAGCGCTTCTTCCATGACAAGCGCCCTGTACCCACGTAG